The following coding sequences lie in one Pseudomonas sp. SL4(2022) genomic window:
- a CDS encoding type 1 glutamine amidotransferase domain-containing protein, whose translation MKILLVLTSHDQLGNTGHKTGFWLEEFASPYYVFKDAGAQLTLASPKGGQPPLDPKSDAPDAQTAATERFRADPAAQQALANTVPLSQVKADDFDAVFYPGGHGPLWDLAEDRTSIALIEHFQAQNKPVAAVCHAPGVLRHVKAANGLPLVSGKKVTGFSNSEEAAVQLTDVVPFLVQDMLIANGGHYTSTNDWQSHVAVDGLLITGQNPASSDATADALIHLLKQA comes from the coding sequence ATGAAGATTCTGCTGGTACTGACCTCACACGACCAACTGGGCAACACCGGACACAAAACTGGCTTCTGGCTGGAGGAATTCGCTTCGCCTTACTACGTGTTCAAGGATGCTGGCGCGCAGCTGACCCTCGCCTCGCCCAAGGGTGGCCAGCCGCCGCTGGACCCAAAGAGCGACGCCCCTGATGCGCAAACCGCCGCTACCGAGCGCTTCCGTGCTGATCCGGCAGCGCAACAGGCGCTGGCCAACACCGTGCCGCTGAGCCAGGTGAAGGCAGATGATTTCGACGCCGTGTTCTATCCAGGCGGCCATGGTCCACTGTGGGATTTGGCCGAAGACCGTACCTCCATCGCCCTAATCGAACACTTCCAGGCACAGAACAAACCCGTGGCTGCGGTCTGCCACGCTCCGGGTGTGCTGCGTCATGTCAAAGCGGCCAACGGTCTGCCGCTGGTCAGCGGCAAGAAAGTCACCGGTTTTAGCAACAGCGAAGAGGCTGCGGTACAGCTGACCGACGTGGTGCCATTCCTGGTGCAAGATATGCTCATCGCCAACGGTGGCCATTACACCAGCACGAACGATTGGCAGAGCCATGTAGCGGTAGATGGCCTGCTGATCACCGGGCAAAACCCGGCCTCATCGGATGCCACCGCCGACGCGTTGATCCACCTGCTCAAGCAGGCCTGA
- a CDS encoding cupin domain-containing protein, protein MQLNADFSQRALIRAADSPWVASPMPGVERRMLDRIGEEVARATSIVRYAAGSRFSAHHHPGGEEFLVLEGVFSDERGDYPAGTYVRNPIGSHHAPFSREGCTIFVKLMQFDVADDQPVVIDSTQAQWRSGLVPGLQVLPLHQHGTEHVALVRWAPGTYFNAHRHWGGEEILVLEGTFQDEFGDYPAGSWLRSPHLSQHTPFSEAGCLIWVKTGHLPD, encoded by the coding sequence ATGCAACTGAATGCCGACTTTAGTCAGCGCGCCCTGATCCGTGCGGCCGACAGCCCCTGGGTGGCCTCACCCATGCCAGGGGTGGAGCGGCGCATGCTGGACCGCATCGGCGAGGAGGTGGCACGCGCCACCAGCATCGTGCGCTACGCGGCAGGCTCACGCTTCAGCGCGCATCACCACCCCGGCGGCGAGGAGTTTCTTGTGCTCGAGGGGGTGTTCTCCGATGAGCGCGGCGATTACCCGGCCGGCACCTACGTGCGTAACCCGATTGGCAGTCATCACGCGCCCTTTAGCCGCGAAGGCTGCACCATCTTCGTCAAATTGATGCAGTTCGATGTGGCCGATGACCAGCCTGTGGTGATCGACAGCACCCAGGCGCAATGGCGGTCCGGCCTGGTGCCGGGCTTGCAGGTGTTGCCGTTGCACCAGCACGGCACCGAACACGTGGCGCTGGTGCGTTGGGCCCCCGGCACCTACTTCAATGCCCACCGGCATTGGGGCGGCGAAGAAATCCTGGTGCTTGAAGGCACCTTTCAGGACGAATTCGGCGACTACCCGGCCGGCAGCTGGCTGCGCAGCCCGCACCTGTCACAGCACACGCCGTTCAGCGAAGCCGGCTGCCTGATCTGGGTGAAAACCGGGCACTTGCCCGATTAA
- a CDS encoding NADH:flavin oxidoreductase/NADH oxidase family protein: protein MPAFQPLHLPNGTVIPNRIAKAAMEENLADTRQGPSAELLRLYQAWAEGGAGLLITGNVMVDRRAMTGPGGVVLEDARQLDKFREWARISRAQGAQVWMQINHPGRQMQANLGQQTVAPSAVALELGGLSKMFPVPKALDEAEIQDLIQRYARTAQLAEQAGFTGVQIHAAHGYLLSQFLSPISNKRTDRWGGPLENRARFLLEVVKAVRAVVAPSFCVAVKLNSADFQRGGFDAADAKQVVQLLNELAVDLVELSGGSYEAPAMQGDARDGRTLAREAYFLEFAGEIAAAATMPVMVTGGIRRLPVVEQVLASGVAMAGIATALAINPALPKQWQAGQPSSAELPPIRWKNKAFASLAYMAVVKFQLRQLSLGKHTHAGVSPLRALLLEQLKSARRTHHYKRLMATGS, encoded by the coding sequence ATGCCTGCCTTCCAACCGCTGCACCTGCCCAACGGTACTGTCATCCCCAATCGCATTGCCAAGGCGGCGATGGAAGAAAACCTGGCCGATACCCGCCAAGGCCCGTCTGCTGAATTGCTGCGCCTCTATCAAGCCTGGGCCGAGGGTGGTGCCGGGCTGTTGATCACCGGCAATGTGATGGTCGACCGCCGCGCCATGACCGGCCCCGGCGGCGTGGTGCTGGAAGATGCGCGCCAGCTGGATAAATTCCGCGAGTGGGCGCGCATCAGCCGGGCGCAGGGTGCGCAGGTCTGGATGCAGATCAACCACCCCGGCCGGCAAATGCAGGCCAACCTTGGCCAGCAGACCGTAGCACCGTCAGCGGTCGCGCTGGAGCTGGGTGGCCTGTCGAAAATGTTCCCCGTGCCCAAGGCGCTGGATGAAGCAGAAATCCAGGACCTGATTCAGCGCTACGCGCGCACTGCACAGCTGGCCGAACAGGCCGGCTTTACCGGCGTACAGATCCACGCGGCGCACGGTTATCTGCTCAGCCAATTCCTTTCGCCGATCAGCAACAAACGCACCGATCGCTGGGGTGGTCCGCTGGAAAACCGTGCGCGCTTTCTCCTTGAGGTGGTCAAGGCGGTACGGGCTGTGGTGGCCCCCAGCTTCTGCGTGGCGGTCAAACTCAACTCGGCGGACTTTCAGCGTGGCGGCTTCGACGCGGCCGATGCCAAGCAGGTGGTTCAACTGCTCAATGAGCTGGCGGTTGATCTGGTCGAGCTGTCCGGTGGCAGCTATGAAGCGCCGGCCATGCAGGGCGATGCCCGTGATGGCCGCACCCTCGCGCGTGAAGCCTACTTTCTGGAGTTCGCCGGTGAGATTGCCGCTGCGGCGACGATGCCGGTGATGGTCACCGGTGGGATTCGTCGTTTGCCAGTGGTCGAACAGGTGCTGGCCAGCGGCGTGGCCATGGCCGGGATAGCCACGGCCTTGGCGATCAACCCAGCGCTGCCGAAACAATGGCAGGCCGGGCAGCCCAGCAGTGCCGAATTGCCGCCTATTCGCTGGAAGAACAAGGCGTTTGCCTCCCTGGCTTACATGGCCGTGGTGAAGTTTCAACTGCGCCAGCTCAGCCTAGGCAAGCACACCCACGCTGGGGTCTCGCCGCTACGCGCGCTGTTATTGGAACAGCTGAAAAGCGCGCGACGTACCCACCACTACAAACGCTTGATGGCCACAGGCAGTTAA
- a CDS encoding MerR family transcriptional regulator has translation MKIGELASRTGLAASRIRFYEASGLIGAQRQANGYRRYPEQAVQTLGIISCAQQAGFSLEEIRHMLPDANAAGWAHDQLLSSLQRKVSEIEAMQQRLAQNKAQLLGIIASIESKPEGMACAENAERVMAQLRGA, from the coding sequence ATGAAAATCGGTGAACTGGCCAGCCGCACCGGGCTGGCGGCATCGCGTATTCGTTTCTATGAAGCCAGCGGGCTGATCGGCGCGCAACGTCAGGCCAACGGCTACCGCCGCTACCCGGAACAGGCCGTGCAGACCCTGGGCATCATCAGCTGTGCGCAGCAGGCCGGGTTCAGCCTGGAGGAAATCCGCCACATGCTGCCCGATGCCAACGCCGCAGGCTGGGCCCACGATCAGTTGCTCAGCAGCCTGCAGCGCAAAGTCAGCGAAATCGAAGCCATGCAACAGCGTTTAGCGCAGAACAAAGCGCAACTGCTGGGCATTATTGCCAGCATCGAAAGCAAGCCCGAAGGCATGGCCTGCGCCGAGAACGCCGAACGGGTGATGGCGCAGTTACGCGGTGCATAA
- a CDS encoding NAD(P)/FAD-dependent oxidoreductase: protein MNAALKPVTPAAVRCPSYYSATLNEETDYPTLQGEVSVDVVIIGGGFTGVASAVELTERGLKVAIVEANKIGWGATGRNGGQVTGSLSGDAAMTKQMRNTLGEEVEDFIWHLRWRGHEIIKNRVEKYAIPCDLKHGHLHAAMKPTHMQELEATYAEAQRRGMGADVTLLDRAGVRSHLASDLYSGALKNTRNMHLHPLNLCIGEAKAAASLGALIFEHSEVLEIIHGAKPAVVTAQGRINAKQVLLAGDVYHKLEPKKLKGMIFPAMGGIVTTAPLGERAKEINPQDLAVYDCRFVLDYYRMTADGRLLFGGGCNYSGRDSRDIAAELRPGIEQTFPQLKGIAIDFQWSCAMGIVINRIPQLGKLSDNVWYCQGYSGHGIATTHIMGEIMANALTGTMGHYDTFAACKHIKVPLGDVFGNPMLAAGMWYYQMLEKLR, encoded by the coding sequence ATGAATGCCGCCCTCAAACCCGTTACTCCGGCCGCTGTGCGTTGCCCGTCTTACTACAGCGCCACCCTCAATGAAGAAACCGATTACCCGACCCTGCAAGGCGAGGTCAGTGTCGATGTGGTGATCATCGGCGGCGGTTTTACCGGCGTGGCGTCTGCCGTGGAATTGACCGAGCGCGGCCTCAAGGTGGCGATTGTCGAAGCCAACAAGATTGGCTGGGGCGCCACCGGGCGCAACGGCGGGCAGGTCACTGGCAGCCTGTCGGGTGATGCGGCGATGACCAAGCAGATGCGCAACACCCTCGGCGAGGAAGTCGAAGATTTTATCTGGCACCTGCGCTGGCGCGGCCACGAGATCATCAAGAACCGTGTGGAGAAGTACGCCATCCCGTGCGACCTCAAGCACGGTCACCTGCACGCGGCCATGAAGCCCACGCATATGCAGGAGCTCGAAGCCACCTACGCCGAAGCACAGCGGCGCGGCATGGGCGCTGACGTGACCCTGCTCGACCGCGCCGGGGTGCGCAGCCACCTGGCCAGCGACCTGTACAGCGGCGCGCTGAAGAACACCCGCAACATGCACCTGCACCCGCTGAACCTGTGCATCGGCGAAGCCAAGGCCGCCGCCAGCCTGGGCGCGCTGATTTTCGAACACTCCGAAGTGCTGGAGATCATCCACGGCGCCAAGCCGGCGGTGGTCACCGCCCAAGGCCGGATCAACGCCAAGCAGGTGCTGCTGGCCGGCGACGTGTACCACAAGCTGGAGCCGAAAAAGCTCAAGGGCATGATCTTCCCGGCCATGGGCGGCATCGTCACCACGGCGCCGCTGGGTGAGCGGGCAAAGGAAATCAACCCGCAGGATCTGGCGGTGTACGACTGCCGCTTTGTCCTCGACTACTACCGCATGACCGCCGACGGTCGCCTGCTGTTCGGCGGTGGCTGCAACTACTCCGGCCGTGACTCACGCGACATTGCGGCCGAACTGCGCCCCGGCATCGAGCAGACCTTCCCGCAGCTCAAGGGCATCGCCATTGACTTTCAGTGGAGCTGCGCCATGGGCATCGTGATCAACCGCATTCCGCAGTTGGGCAAGCTCTCGGACAATGTCTGGTACTGCCAGGGCTACTCCGGCCACGGCATCGCCACCACCCACATCATGGGCGAGATCATGGCCAACGCCCTGACCGGCACGATGGGCCACTACGACACCTTCGCCGCCTGCAAACACATCAAAGTGCCGCTGGGGGATGTGTTCGGCAACCCGATGCTGGCCGCCGGCATGTGGTACTACCAGATGCTGGAAAAACTGCGTTAA
- a CDS encoding sigma-70 family RNA polymerase sigma factor, whose amino-acid sequence MPASDLDLSTDLDTLYRQHHGWLEGWLRRKLNDTFAAADLAQDTFVSVIHSAQASEIREPRPFLATIARRLIAHRHRRQRLEDAYLEVLASLPEAVYPSPEEQLQALETLRQIDSALDGLPAQVKEAFLLAHLEELSYAEIAQRLGVSSSSVKQYLMRANRQYLFALAS is encoded by the coding sequence GTGCCTGCCTCTGATTTAGACCTCTCCACCGACCTCGACACGCTCTACCGCCAGCACCACGGCTGGCTGGAAGGCTGGCTGCGGCGCAAGCTGAACGACACCTTTGCCGCCGCAGACCTGGCCCAGGACACCTTCGTCAGCGTTATTCATTCCGCTCAGGCCAGTGAAATTCGCGAACCCAGGCCCTTTCTGGCGACCATTGCGCGCCGTCTGATTGCCCATCGCCATCGCCGCCAACGCCTGGAAGACGCCTACCTTGAAGTGCTCGCCAGCCTGCCGGAAGCGGTTTATCCCTCTCCGGAAGAACAACTGCAGGCACTGGAAACCCTGCGCCAGATCGACAGCGCCCTCGACGGCCTGCCGGCCCAGGTCAAGGAAGCCTTCCTGCTCGCCCACCTGGAAGAACTCAGCTATGCCGAAATCGCCCAACGCCTGGGCGTGTCCAGCAGCTCGGTGAAGCAGTACCTGATGCGTGCCAACCGCCAATACCTGTTCGCGCTGGCCAGCTGA
- a CDS encoding FecR domain-containing protein, producing the protein MNGQRSAVYPNTPARPLAEGQPISAAVADQAVEWLTLLMSGATSTQEQLAWQAWRAASPEHERAWRHIEAMTGRLKALPAKSAYQTLSPYARQTAQASRRTLLRSLFWGGLLAGSGLLASRTSTWREQLAEHRTGTGEQRRVTLSDGTRVTLNTATALDLQFDAHTRLLHLRAGEIMVVTAAAQGLQPVGPRPLEVQTAQGRIRALGTRFSVRQGNGHTQVAVQESAVQLHPSRSDRVQVLLAGQRTGFSRTHIDPLRPLHEADLAWTRGQIIADDMPLGEFIAELDRYRPGVLRCDPHVAGLRLSGVFPVHDSDRILVTLSSVLPVQVRTRSRYWVLIEQAG; encoded by the coding sequence ATGAACGGACAACGCAGCGCGGTTTACCCCAACACACCCGCCAGGCCTTTGGCCGAGGGTCAGCCGATCAGCGCAGCCGTGGCCGACCAGGCGGTGGAATGGCTGACCCTGCTGATGTCCGGCGCAACCAGCACGCAGGAGCAGCTGGCTTGGCAGGCCTGGCGCGCCGCCAGCCCTGAGCACGAACGCGCCTGGCGGCATATCGAGGCCATGACCGGCCGACTCAAGGCATTGCCAGCCAAGAGTGCCTACCAGACGCTCTCACCCTATGCCCGACAAACGGCTCAGGCCAGCCGCCGCACGCTGCTGCGCTCGCTGTTCTGGGGTGGGTTGCTGGCCGGCTCCGGGCTGCTGGCCAGCCGCACCAGCACCTGGCGGGAACAGCTCGCCGAACACCGCACCGGCACGGGTGAGCAACGCCGCGTGACCCTCAGCGATGGCACCCGCGTGACACTCAACACCGCCACGGCGCTCGACCTGCAGTTCGATGCGCACACCCGCCTGCTGCACCTGCGCGCGGGCGAGATCATGGTCGTCACTGCCGCGGCCCAGGGCCTGCAGCCTGTTGGCCCACGGCCGCTGGAGGTGCAAACCGCACAAGGGCGCATTCGCGCGCTGGGCACGCGTTTCAGCGTGCGTCAGGGCAACGGCCACACTCAGGTGGCCGTGCAGGAAAGCGCCGTACAGCTCCACCCGAGCCGCAGTGACCGCGTGCAGGTGCTGCTGGCTGGGCAACGCACCGGCTTCAGCCGCACCCATATCGACCCGCTGCGCCCGCTGCATGAGGCTGATCTGGCCTGGACCCGTGGGCAGATCATTGCTGACGACATGCCCCTGGGCGAATTTATCGCCGAGCTTGATCGTTACCGCCCCGGGGTGCTGCGCTGCGATCCGCACGTGGCCGGGTTGCGCCTGTCCGGGGTGTTCCCGGTGCACGACAGCGAT